One window of the Mycobacterium xenopi genome contains the following:
- a CDS encoding alpha/beta fold hydrolase: MAKTVIDGAQIEYCDTGLGPPVVFVHGVYVTGTLWDDVTHRLSDRYRCIAPTWPFGAQRKPVGPNVDLGVEAAGRRILGLLEALDLSDVTLVANDTGGGIVQAALGDDSLDFARVARLVFTNCDSFGHFPPSGFAPLVRLCRLSATLGAGVLRLLATGPGLALFASAVTRHGIDRARWSAIFGGFADSAVVRREAVRLTADLDPRYTLAATAAMKAWDKPVLILWGDSDRLFPMTHARRLAETFPHARLHTINDSSTYVMLDQPAETASAISEFVAGAVR; this comes from the coding sequence ATGGCTAAGACAGTCATCGATGGCGCCCAGATCGAATACTGCGACACGGGATTGGGACCGCCGGTGGTATTCGTCCATGGTGTTTACGTGACCGGAACGTTGTGGGACGACGTCACTCACCGGCTATCCGACAGGTACCGCTGTATCGCGCCGACATGGCCGTTCGGCGCGCAACGCAAACCGGTCGGCCCGAACGTCGACCTGGGTGTAGAGGCGGCGGGCCGCCGCATTCTCGGACTGCTTGAGGCGCTGGATCTCTCCGACGTGACACTGGTAGCCAACGACACCGGCGGCGGAATCGTGCAAGCCGCGCTGGGCGACGACTCGCTGGACTTCGCTCGTGTGGCCCGGCTAGTTTTCACGAACTGCGACAGCTTCGGACACTTCCCGCCTTCGGGTTTCGCGCCGCTGGTGCGGCTATGCCGGCTCAGTGCAACCCTCGGGGCGGGCGTGTTGCGGCTGCTGGCGACCGGTCCCGGACTCGCCCTGTTCGCCTCGGCAGTCACTCGTCACGGCATCGACCGTGCGCGCTGGTCGGCAATCTTTGGCGGCTTCGCCGACTCGGCCGTGGTTCGCCGGGAGGCGGTGCGCCTCACCGCCGACCTTGACCCGCGCTATACGTTGGCCGCGACAGCGGCGATGAAGGCCTGGGACAAGCCGGTGCTGATCCTGTGGGGTGACTCCGACCGGCTGTTCCCGATGACCCACGCCCGCCGACTGGCCGAGACCTTTCCGCATGCCAGGTTGCACACAATCAACGACAGCTCGACCTACGTGATGCTCGATCAGCCGGCCGAGACAGCCAGCGCGATCAGTGAATTCGTGGCAGGTGCAGTCCGGTGA
- a CDS encoding acyl-CoA dehydrogenase family protein, whose amino-acid sequence MTRLTADEARELGQTVRAACERLATEERVRAIAYGDSAVGGYDTELWQVLCRQVGVGAIALPEDLGGAGYGASALGVVAHELGRALAPVPFLASTVLATGLLADTRVDGKVLAGLISGERTATAILTERAGSWNRSALAAVATADGDGWKLSGKAHHVLHGGAADDLVVIATIDAQPAIFLVNSADHGVIVEPEPVLDRTRPMATIEFAGAAAVRLSGDGPVDDVIESNFDRAIAVLSAEQVGACERVLEIASDYARTREQFGRPIGSFQAIKHRCADMLVDLEWARSASLAALQSVDGEVGDSRWRVSMAKAVCSEALRAASHANLQIHGGIGFTWEDSAHLYLKRARTDEVIFGGPGVHWDRLAAEAKLL is encoded by the coding sequence ATGACACGGCTCACTGCTGATGAAGCACGCGAGCTCGGACAGACCGTCCGCGCAGCCTGCGAACGGCTGGCCACCGAAGAGCGGGTCCGTGCAATCGCCTACGGCGATTCGGCGGTCGGCGGCTACGACACCGAACTGTGGCAGGTGCTGTGCCGGCAGGTCGGTGTTGGCGCCATTGCATTGCCGGAAGACCTGGGTGGCGCGGGCTACGGGGCGAGCGCCCTGGGCGTCGTCGCCCATGAACTCGGCCGGGCCCTGGCCCCAGTGCCGTTCCTGGCGTCAACGGTGCTCGCGACCGGCCTGCTGGCGGACACTCGCGTAGATGGGAAAGTGCTGGCCGGGCTCATCAGCGGCGAACGGACCGCGACAGCCATCCTCACCGAGCGGGCGGGCTCGTGGAACCGCAGTGCCCTCGCAGCCGTGGCCACCGCCGACGGTGACGGGTGGAAGCTGAGCGGCAAAGCACACCACGTGCTGCACGGCGGGGCAGCCGACGACCTTGTCGTCATCGCCACGATCGACGCGCAACCCGCGATCTTTCTAGTCAATTCCGCCGACCACGGTGTGATCGTCGAGCCCGAGCCTGTCCTGGACAGGACCCGGCCGATGGCCACTATCGAGTTCGCCGGCGCCGCAGCCGTGCGGCTCAGCGGTGACGGCCCGGTCGACGACGTGATCGAGAGCAACTTCGACCGGGCCATCGCGGTGCTATCCGCCGAGCAGGTCGGGGCGTGCGAGCGGGTGCTTGAGATAGCGAGCGATTACGCCCGAACCCGCGAACAATTCGGCCGGCCGATCGGCAGCTTCCAGGCCATCAAGCACCGGTGCGCCGATATGCTCGTCGACCTCGAATGGGCCCGATCGGCATCGCTGGCTGCGCTGCAATCCGTGGACGGCGAGGTCGGAGATTCGCGCTGGCGCGTCAGCATGGCCAAGGCGGTCTGCTCCGAGGCATTGCGGGCCGCATCGCATGCCAACCTGCAAATTCATGGTGGCATCGGCTTCACCTGGGAAGACTCGGCGCACTTGTACCTCAAACGGGCGCGCACCGATGAGGTCATCTTCGGTGGGCCCGGCGTGCACTGGGATCGCCTAGCGGCGGAAGCCAAGCTGCTGTAG
- a CDS encoding class I adenylate-forming enzyme family protein, translated as MTTSTITSLLDEAAATRPDRPLLRDITAATLTVGEVADLALAASRWLWDVGVRPGMTVAWQLPSHVSAALLMLSLARAPVTQAPIIHIYRRREVAAAVDGCGADVLIVDGSTGDNAPAGTRVVELPPDFAAVLQALGPRPASELVAQTAPADTRWIYFTSGATGRPKAVRHSDATLLTAARGYTAHLGLGSKRDELGTIAFPIAHIGGIVYLASALLADFPVLMMPKFAPEHLAGLLAEHRVTVTGASTAFYQMMLSAQLGSGRSEPVVPSLRMLIGGGAACPAELHKQVRQHLGIPIVHAYGMTEAPMVCVSKATDTEEQQSFSCGSPIPTAEVRIGERDEIEIRGGNVTPGYVDTEQWSRALTPDGWFRTGDRGYLRPDGRIVLTGRIKDLIIRKGENIAPDEIENELLAHPLVDDVVVLGQPDELRGELVCAVVRRSPHHRDVTLDELCSFLDERGLMKQKWPERLVIVDEYPLTGLGKVAKADLARQIGVAR; from the coding sequence GTGACAACAAGCACCATTACGTCGCTGCTCGATGAAGCCGCGGCGACCCGGCCGGATCGGCCGCTGCTGCGCGATATCACCGCCGCAACGCTGACCGTGGGTGAGGTCGCCGACCTGGCCTTGGCCGCTAGCCGTTGGCTGTGGGACGTCGGCGTGCGGCCCGGTATGACGGTCGCCTGGCAGCTGCCCTCGCATGTTTCCGCGGCGCTGCTGATGCTGTCACTGGCCCGCGCGCCCGTCACCCAGGCGCCGATCATCCACATCTACCGGCGGCGTGAGGTAGCAGCGGCCGTCGACGGTTGTGGCGCTGACGTGTTGATCGTCGACGGCTCGACCGGCGACAACGCCCCTGCGGGCACCCGCGTCGTTGAGCTGCCGCCCGATTTCGCCGCCGTATTACAGGCGTTGGGTCCGCGCCCGGCTTCGGAGCTGGTCGCCCAGACCGCGCCCGCCGATACCCGCTGGATCTACTTCACATCTGGGGCCACCGGCCGCCCGAAAGCGGTGCGACACTCAGACGCGACGCTGCTGACCGCCGCCCGCGGCTATACCGCACACCTCGGGCTGGGGTCTAAACGCGACGAACTGGGAACGATCGCCTTTCCGATCGCGCACATCGGCGGCATTGTCTACCTGGCCAGCGCGCTGCTCGCCGACTTTCCCGTACTGATGATGCCCAAATTCGCGCCTGAGCACCTGGCCGGGCTGCTCGCCGAACACCGGGTCACGGTCACCGGTGCCAGCACTGCCTTCTACCAGATGATGCTGTCGGCGCAGCTAGGCAGCGGACGCAGCGAACCTGTGGTGCCCTCGCTGCGGATGCTGATCGGCGGTGGCGCCGCCTGCCCAGCCGAGTTGCACAAGCAGGTTCGCCAACATCTCGGCATTCCGATCGTGCACGCATACGGGATGACTGAGGCACCAATGGTGTGCGTCAGCAAGGCCACCGACACCGAAGAACAGCAGAGCTTCTCCTGCGGCTCGCCCATACCGACGGCCGAGGTCCGGATCGGTGAGCGTGACGAGATCGAGATCCGGGGCGGCAACGTTACCCCCGGCTACGTCGATACCGAGCAATGGAGCCGGGCGCTTACCCCCGACGGCTGGTTCCGCACCGGCGACCGCGGCTACCTGCGGCCCGACGGTCGCATCGTGTTAACCGGGCGGATCAAGGACCTAATCATCCGCAAGGGCGAAAACATCGCACCCGACGAGATCGAGAACGAGCTACTGGCCCACCCGCTGGTGGACGATGTAGTGGTGCTCGGCCAGCCCGACGAGCTGCGCGGCGAGCTGGTGTGCGCGGTGGTGCGGCGGTCGCCGCACCACCGCGACGTGACCCTCGATGAATTGTGCAGCTTTCTCGACGAGCGCGGTCTGATGAAGCAGAAGTGGCCGGAAAGGCTGGTCATCGTCGACGAGTACCCGCTGACCGGTCTGGGCAAGGTCGCGAAGGCCGACCTGGCCCGGCAGATAGGAGTAGCGCGATGA